The following proteins come from a genomic window of Kiloniellales bacterium:
- a CDS encoding protein kinase gives MDLHRWQRVQELFEAALQRDGAARLEFLTESCGDDSDLLEEVTSLIRADEKGGALLDSPLPAAAFSEEPRLRPGDSFRHYRILGRLGTGGMGIVYKAVDTRLERAVALKFLSERLIADRKAKERFLLEARAASKLDHPNICTIYEIGSPGDDAIFISMAFCEGQTVEALIEAGPLPADQAMGIAVQVADGLRQAHAQGIVHRDIKPANVIVTPECTAKIVDFGIAKLPGIRLTDKDAQIGTVAYMSPEQFRGEAIDHRSDLWSLGVLFYEALTGRHPFPGDDPATILHAVLHSDPTPPSYWQPGSPQALDRIVARALARDPDRRYQTAGAFLADIDALRDPLSAEGARHRRPADAERATGQEAPGPNALTQPGERAPGSGYGERPDASAGGELRQVTVLFIELDGLGSRLEPEDRHHVLERYFDAVDQIVERYGGMVDKQIGDSVMAVFGAPLAHDDDCERALRVASDIRRRMSELREEFGLGLRVRIGIANGQEMAGGFGRGRDSAYTITGETVNEAARLAKSADPGETLISDAVFRNAAGLLDVEAWQSPQPTEDQTPVWRLVGLRGTPASGAGAFVGRRAELRQLAAISEDCRESRRGEVILLRGQAGIGKTRLLAEFRTLAERDGFRCHTGLVLDFGVAEGQDAIGILARSFLGVSSDGTVVERRHAAQTAFAEGCVTAEQQVFLNDLLSLPQPPALHAIYDAMDNATRNRGKQQTMAALLEGAAARGPVLVAVEDIHWADALTLEYLAAMASAVAACPALLVITSRIEGDPLGPSWQGAVQDTPLIAITLAPLRNEEAESLAIEFMDTTSPLARRCIERAEGNPLFLEQLLRNARDTPEEDTPSSIQSLVLARLDRLPDIDRAALRAASVVGQRFSIDALRHLLDQPDYDCSGLLQHYLIRPDGPSYLFAHALIQDCVYASLLKTRKREQHLRAAEWFASRDAALRAEHLDRAEDRMAPQAYLEAAREQMTVFRYDQALRLVERGLAIVRDAPERHALSCLQGELLRELGSVAASLDAFEAALEVAEDDTSRCRAWLGLAEGMRLSDDYDRAFEALDRAQSLAARHRLAPELAQLHYLRGSLCFPLGRIEACREQHEAALENARRAGSAEREALALSGLGDAAYARGRMHSALAHFRDCLELCGRHGLGRIEAANRFMIGTIRIYLNELDGALEDSLASAELAARVGHKRAEIVSRLTAGWVLIDQDRFDGARAQAESGLAIAHSLGAKRFKPFLNESLARIRLAEGDRAGALELLDSALGDVREGGATSFIGPWLLGTIALATDDPERRRAALAEGEEILAGGCVGHNHYRFYQAAMEATLEAHDWDEAERYAAALEAFTRPEPVPWADFYIRRARALALVEQGRGGAAATRELTALREEARTIGLLSATSLVERVLARNAGKTPPRTGGKQ, from the coding sequence ATGGATCTCCATCGCTGGCAACGGGTTCAGGAGCTGTTCGAAGCCGCGCTACAGCGCGACGGCGCGGCCCGGCTGGAGTTCCTGACCGAGTCCTGTGGCGACGACTCCGATCTGCTTGAAGAGGTGACGTCGCTGATCCGAGCCGACGAAAAGGGCGGGGCGCTCCTGGACTCGCCGCTGCCCGCGGCGGCCTTCTCCGAGGAACCGCGGCTGCGGCCCGGTGACAGCTTCCGGCATTATCGGATCCTCGGCCGCTTGGGGACCGGCGGGATGGGGATCGTCTACAAGGCCGTCGACACGCGTCTCGAGCGGGCTGTGGCGCTCAAGTTCCTCTCGGAACGGCTGATCGCCGATCGGAAGGCCAAAGAGCGCTTCCTGCTCGAAGCGAGAGCCGCATCCAAACTGGACCATCCCAACATCTGCACGATCTACGAGATCGGCAGCCCGGGCGACGACGCGATCTTCATCTCGATGGCCTTCTGCGAGGGCCAGACCGTCGAAGCCCTGATCGAAGCAGGACCGCTGCCCGCCGACCAGGCCATGGGCATCGCCGTTCAGGTCGCCGACGGTCTGCGACAGGCGCACGCCCAAGGAATCGTCCATCGCGACATCAAGCCGGCGAATGTCATCGTCACCCCGGAGTGCACGGCCAAGATCGTCGACTTCGGAATCGCCAAGCTTCCGGGGATCAGATTGACCGACAAGGATGCCCAGATCGGAACCGTGGCCTACATGTCGCCCGAGCAGTTCAGGGGCGAGGCGATCGACCATCGATCGGACCTTTGGTCCCTCGGCGTCCTTTTCTACGAAGCCTTGACCGGTCGGCATCCCTTTCCCGGCGACGATCCGGCAACGATCCTGCACGCGGTGCTCCACAGCGATCCGACGCCGCCTTCCTATTGGCAGCCCGGATCTCCCCAGGCGTTGGATCGGATCGTCGCCCGCGCCCTCGCCCGGGATCCCGACCGGCGCTATCAGACCGCCGGGGCGTTCCTGGCCGACATCGATGCGCTGAGGGACCCATTGAGCGCCGAGGGCGCCCGGCATCGCCGGCCTGCCGATGCCGAACGCGCCACCGGACAGGAAGCGCCGGGGCCGAACGCTCTGACGCAGCCCGGCGAACGCGCGCCCGGATCGGGCTACGGCGAGCGGCCGGACGCGTCCGCCGGCGGCGAGCTCCGCCAGGTGACCGTCCTGTTCATCGAGCTCGACGGCCTCGGCTCCCGACTTGAGCCGGAGGACCGGCACCATGTGCTCGAGCGCTACTTCGACGCTGTCGATCAGATCGTCGAGCGCTATGGCGGAATGGTCGACAAGCAGATCGGTGACAGCGTCATGGCCGTCTTCGGCGCGCCCTTGGCCCATGACGACGATTGCGAACGCGCCCTGCGGGTCGCCAGCGACATCCGGCGTCGCATGTCCGAGCTCCGTGAGGAGTTCGGGCTCGGCCTGCGGGTCCGGATCGGCATCGCGAACGGGCAGGAAATGGCCGGCGGCTTCGGCCGAGGCCGAGACAGCGCCTATACAATCACCGGCGAGACGGTGAACGAGGCCGCCCGTCTGGCGAAATCGGCAGACCCCGGCGAGACGCTGATTTCCGACGCGGTCTTTCGCAACGCCGCCGGCCTACTGGACGTCGAGGCCTGGCAAAGCCCGCAGCCGACCGAGGACCAAACGCCGGTCTGGCGGCTCGTCGGCCTGCGCGGAACCCCTGCCTCCGGGGCCGGCGCCTTCGTGGGCCGGCGCGCCGAGCTGCGCCAGCTGGCAGCGATATCGGAAGACTGCCGGGAGAGCCGGCGGGGAGAGGTGATCCTCCTGCGCGGCCAGGCCGGGATCGGCAAGACCAGGCTCTTGGCGGAGTTCCGCACCCTCGCAGAGCGTGACGGCTTCAGGTGCCATACCGGCCTGGTGCTCGATTTCGGCGTCGCCGAAGGTCAGGACGCGATCGGGATCCTTGCCCGGAGTTTCCTCGGGGTCTCGTCGGACGGCACGGTCGTGGAACGCCGGCATGCGGCCCAGACGGCATTCGCCGAAGGCTGCGTGACTGCCGAGCAGCAGGTCTTCCTGAACGACCTGCTCAGCCTTCCGCAGCCGCCGGCGCTGCACGCGATCTACGACGCGATGGACAATGCTACGCGCAACCGAGGCAAGCAGCAGACGATGGCGGCACTGCTCGAGGGGGCGGCGGCACGGGGTCCGGTCCTGGTCGCGGTCGAGGACATCCACTGGGCCGACGCTCTGACCCTCGAGTACCTGGCGGCGATGGCATCGGCCGTCGCGGCCTGTCCGGCCCTGCTGGTCATCACTTCCCGGATCGAAGGCGATCCGCTGGGGCCGTCCTGGCAGGGTGCGGTTCAAGACACGCCGCTGATTGCCATAACCCTGGCGCCCTTGCGCAACGAGGAGGCCGAAAGCCTCGCGATCGAGTTCATGGATACGACGAGCCCCCTGGCCCGGCGCTGCATCGAGCGCGCCGAGGGCAACCCGCTGTTTCTGGAGCAGCTCCTGCGCAACGCGCGCGACACGCCGGAGGAGGACACACCTTCTTCGATTCAGAGCCTTGTCCTGGCGCGGCTGGATCGTCTGCCGGACATCGACCGCGCCGCCCTTCGCGCCGCCTCGGTCGTCGGCCAGCGCTTCTCGATCGATGCCCTCCGTCATCTGCTCGACCAGCCGGACTACGACTGCAGCGGCCTCCTGCAGCACTACCTGATCAGGCCGGACGGACCCAGCTACCTCTTCGCCCACGCCCTGATCCAGGACTGCGTCTACGCGTCCCTGCTCAAGACCCGGAAGCGCGAACAGCACCTGCGCGCGGCCGAGTGGTTCGCAAGCCGCGACGCCGCCTTGCGCGCCGAACACCTCGATCGCGCCGAGGACCGCATGGCACCGCAGGCCTATCTCGAGGCGGCGCGGGAGCAGATGACCGTCTTCCGCTACGATCAGGCCCTGCGGTTGGTCGAGCGCGGGCTCGCCATCGTTCGCGACGCCCCCGAAAGGCATGCCTTGAGCTGCCTGCAGGGGGAACTCTTGCGCGAACTGGGCTCGGTCGCCGCTTCGCTCGACGCCTTCGAGGCGGCGCTCGAGGTCGCCGAGGATGACACAAGCCGCTGCCGGGCCTGGCTCGGCCTGGCCGAGGGCATGCGCCTCTCCGACGACTACGACCGGGCCTTCGAAGCGCTGGACCGCGCCCAGTCTCTGGCGGCGCGTCACCGCCTTGCGCCGGAACTGGCGCAGCTCCACTATCTGCGCGGCAGCCTCTGCTTCCCGCTGGGCCGGATCGAGGCCTGCCGCGAACAGCATGAGGCGGCGCTGGAGAACGCCAGGCGGGCCGGCTCGGCCGAGCGCGAAGCGCTGGCGCTCAGCGGCCTGGGCGACGCCGCCTATGCCCGTGGCCGCATGCACAGCGCCCTGGCGCATTTCCGGGACTGCCTGGAACTCTGTGGGCGCCATGGCCTGGGACGCATCGAGGCGGCCAACCGTTTCATGATCGGGACCATCCGGATCTATCTGAACGAACTGGACGGCGCCCTCGAAGACTCCCTCGCTTCGGCCGAGCTGGCGGCCCGGGTCGGGCACAAGCGGGCCGAGATCGTCTCCCGCCTCACCGCCGGCTGGGTCCTCATCGACCAGGACCGCTTCGACGGCGCGCGCGCGCAGGCGGAGTCGGGGCTCGCGATCGCCCACAGCCTGGGCGCCAAGCGCTTCAAGCCCTTCCTGAACGAGAGCCTGGCCCGCATCCGGCTCGCCGAGGGCGATCGGGCCGGCGCGCTCGAGCTTCTGGACTCGGCCCTCGGCGACGTCCGCGAGGGTGGCGCGACGAGCTTCATCGGCCCCTGGCTGCTGGGCACCATCGCACTGGCGACCGATGACCCGGAGCGGCGCCGCGCGGCCCTCGCCGAGGGCGAGGAGATCCTCGCGGGCGGCTGCGTCGGCCACAATCACTACCGCTTCTACCAGGCCGCCATGGAGGCGACCTTGGAGGCCCACGACTGGGACGAGGCCGAGCGCTACGCCGCTGCCCTGGAAGCCTTCACGCGCCCGGAGCCGGTTCCCTGGGCCGATTTCTACATCCGCCGGGCGCGGGCCTTGGCCCTGGTCGAGCAAGGCCGGGGCGGAGCCGCGGCGACCCGCGAGCTGACGGCGCTTCGAGAGGAGGCCCGGACCATCGGGCTGCTGTCCGCCACGAGCCTTGTCGAGAGAGTTCTGGCACGCAACGCAGGCAAGACACCACCGAGGACGGGAGGCAAGCAATGA
- a CDS encoding FAD-dependent oxidoreductase translates to MKIAIIGGGISGLATAHKLLELNDGLGEDERYEVTLFEEDDHLGGNAHTAQVSLGIDESGKPFSRWADLGVNDFNHDTYKRIVNIMEQIGFEYEKDYRLLEDTACFYTLDGGIQYTIDGAWGTKMPASLDDEFERFRRAAVEDFEKKEFRDKSVKDYLSEKDFSEDLGRLVLYPRINGMYFVDETGPGDMPLSAVMHYYIIQEGWREKGQNADENPKRMYFVDGVGEFIRKLTAHIQGMGATVVTGFRGAVAARPGDEGVEVYDAAQGSTALAQRFDRVVLACHADDALRCLKQGASDEMVQILSSIKYLNSLSVCHTFAGVLPPNRNAWRTYNILIHQPPNKAMKPYTITYVCNRHQNDKTNADYDKFGLPQFFVTLNPPVPIPDQFVLKQVEETSWFKKEDPAVTYLKHNVLNFDCLEAQMLLWDKDKKVQGTNNLYFTGGWTNGAGLMEECWRSGSCVAELIHDPTYECEDIYNFDPQAEHFAPRYLRDAASAKG, encoded by the coding sequence ATGAAGATCGCGATCATCGGAGGCGGCATCTCAGGACTGGCGACGGCACACAAGCTGCTCGAATTGAATGACGGTCTGGGTGAAGACGAAAGATACGAGGTGACCCTCTTCGAGGAGGACGACCACTTGGGCGGCAATGCCCACACCGCCCAGGTCTCGCTCGGCATCGACGAATCCGGTAAGCCCTTTTCTCGCTGGGCCGACCTCGGCGTCAACGATTTCAACCACGATACCTACAAGAGAATCGTCAACATCATGGAGCAGATCGGGTTCGAATACGAAAAGGACTACCGGCTGCTGGAGGACACGGCTTGCTTCTATACTTTAGACGGCGGGATCCAATACACGATTGACGGGGCTTGGGGTACCAAGATGCCAGCGAGCCTGGATGATGAATTCGAGAGATTCAGACGCGCTGCGGTCGAGGACTTTGAAAAGAAGGAGTTTCGCGACAAATCGGTCAAAGACTATCTGAGCGAGAAGGATTTCTCTGAAGATCTCGGCCGCCTGGTGCTCTATCCGCGCATCAACGGGATGTACTTCGTCGACGAGACCGGCCCCGGTGACATGCCCCTGAGCGCGGTCATGCACTACTACATCATTCAGGAGGGCTGGCGAGAGAAGGGCCAAAACGCCGACGAGAATCCTAAACGCATGTATTTCGTCGATGGCGTGGGCGAGTTCATCCGGAAACTCACCGCGCATATCCAAGGCATGGGCGCGACCGTTGTCACCGGCTTTCGGGGGGCGGTCGCTGCCAGACCGGGCGACGAAGGCGTCGAGGTCTACGACGCCGCCCAAGGAAGTACGGCGCTTGCTCAGCGTTTCGACAGGGTGGTCCTCGCCTGTCACGCCGACGACGCGCTTCGCTGCCTTAAGCAGGGCGCCAGCGACGAGATGGTCCAGATCCTGTCCAGCATCAAGTATCTGAACAGCCTGTCCGTCTGCCATACCTTCGCGGGCGTCTTGCCCCCCAACCGCAACGCCTGGCGAACATACAACATCCTCATTCACCAGCCGCCGAACAAGGCGATGAAGCCCTATACCATCACTTATGTCTGCAACCGGCATCAGAACGACAAGACGAACGCCGACTACGACAAGTTCGGACTGCCCCAGTTCTTCGTGACCCTTAACCCGCCGGTACCGATTCCCGACCAGTTCGTGCTGAAACAGGTTGAGGAGACCTCGTGGTTCAAGAAGGAAGACCCGGCCGTCACCTACCTCAAACACAACGTGCTGAACTTCGACTGCTTGGAGGCCCAAATGCTGCTTTGGGACAAGGACAAGAAGGTCCAAGGCACAAACAACCTCTACTTCACTGGCGGCTGGACCAACGGCGCCGGACTGATGGAAGAATGCTGGAGATCGGGCAGCTGCGTGGCGGAACTGATCCACGATCCGACCTATGAGTGCGAGGACATCTACAACTTCGACCCGCAGGCGGAGCACTTCGCGCCCCGGTACCTGCGCGACGCGGCCAGCGCCAAGGGATAG
- a CDS encoding phosphoenolpyruvate hydrolase family protein, whose product MPFSAKFLIGAAIGSGNTALAAERGGADFLLAINAGRLRNMGAPSIACMLPIFDADGLTEGFAREELLTQCRIPVLLGVNVWGRDLDPAAQAARVRTAGFAGAVNFPSCMHYSRPMQQILARAGRGIEREVAQLRAVQDAGLTSMFYCATRTQARLAADAGIDLICLNLGWNVGGALGHRSRATLEEVATTARDIGRLIKRINPKTRFFLEGGPIATAEDLGRVLSLAPIDGYVGGSTIERMPLEDSVADQIDRFRQASRQGAALDGESAGLVAWSRRFGFVGRSKAQLDFLRRLRALAATPDPVLLLAEKGIATLPVLKALGSQAGKKGGRALVQVDVAGEDFPARARGIIFGHRETIARQRPALADSAIELLVIHAPERLPPATQRRLARALWEGVFRAPGTRRALPVVPRVVLVSEVPVTEGREAEELLGAGLEADLVAHLAGWLLRVPPLRERIDDLLPSLEALAAESPRSSLNRASFSSAALQRLHAHLWPGNERELRSLLGALAGLAGHEPIQPSELLLLPQEEEAAGPGTRTEKDRIVDALWRHGFNRTRTAEALGMSRKTLYNKIRRFGLSG is encoded by the coding sequence GTGCCGTTCTCTGCGAAATTCCTGATCGGCGCGGCCATCGGGTCCGGGAACACCGCCCTGGCGGCCGAGCGCGGCGGCGCTGATTTCCTGCTGGCGATCAACGCCGGCCGGCTGCGCAACATGGGCGCGCCTTCGATCGCCTGCATGCTGCCGATCTTCGACGCCGACGGGCTGACCGAAGGCTTCGCCCGCGAGGAGCTGCTGACCCAGTGCCGGATCCCGGTCCTGCTGGGCGTCAACGTCTGGGGCCGGGACCTCGATCCGGCGGCCCAGGCGGCGCGGGTCCGCACGGCCGGCTTCGCCGGCGCGGTCAACTTTCCGAGCTGCATGCACTACTCGCGGCCAATGCAGCAGATCCTGGCCCGAGCCGGCCGGGGCATCGAGCGCGAGGTCGCGCAGCTGCGCGCGGTCCAGGACGCCGGCCTGACCTCGATGTTCTACTGCGCGACGCGGACCCAGGCGCGGCTTGCGGCGGACGCCGGGATCGACCTGATCTGCCTCAACCTCGGCTGGAACGTCGGCGGCGCGCTCGGCCACCGCAGCCGCGCGACCCTCGAGGAGGTCGCGACCACGGCCCGCGACATCGGCCGGCTGATCAAGCGCATCAATCCCAAGACCCGTTTCTTCCTGGAGGGTGGGCCGATCGCCACTGCGGAGGATCTGGGCAGGGTCCTCAGCCTGGCCCCGATCGACGGCTACGTCGGCGGCTCCACCATCGAGCGCATGCCGCTGGAAGACTCGGTCGCCGACCAGATCGACCGATTCCGGCAGGCCAGCCGGCAGGGCGCCGCGCTGGACGGCGAGAGCGCGGGCCTGGTGGCCTGGTCCCGGCGCTTCGGCTTCGTCGGCCGCTCGAAGGCGCAGCTCGACTTCCTGCGGCGCCTGCGCGCCCTGGCGGCGACGCCGGACCCGGTGTTGCTTCTGGCAGAGAAGGGGATCGCCACGCTGCCGGTCCTCAAGGCGCTGGGCAGCCAGGCCGGCAAGAAGGGCGGCCGCGCCCTCGTCCAGGTCGACGTCGCCGGGGAAGACTTCCCGGCCCGGGCGCGCGGCATCATCTTCGGCCATCGCGAGACGATCGCGAGGCAACGGCCGGCTTTGGCCGACAGCGCAATCGAGCTGCTGGTGATCCATGCCCCCGAGCGCCTGCCGCCGGCGACCCAGAGGCGTCTGGCCCGGGCCCTGTGGGAGGGCGTCTTCCGGGCGCCGGGCACGCGGCGCGCCCTGCCAGTGGTGCCGCGCGTCGTCCTGGTCAGCGAGGTCCCGGTCACCGAGGGCCGCGAGGCGGAGGAGCTGCTGGGCGCCGGCCTGGAAGCGGACCTGGTCGCCCATCTGGCCGGCTGGCTCCTGCGTGTGCCGCCGCTACGCGAGCGGATCGACGACCTGCTGCCGAGCCTCGAGGCCCTGGCGGCGGAGAGCCCGCGGTCGTCCCTGAACCGGGCGTCCTTCTCCTCCGCAGCGCTGCAGCGGCTGCACGCCCACCTCTGGCCGGGCAACGAGAGGGAGCTGAGGTCGCTGCTCGGGGCGCTGGCCGGACTCGCCGGACACGAGCCGATCCAGCCCTCCGAGCTCCTGCTCCTGCCGCAGGAAGAGGAGGCCGCCGGGCCCGGGACCCGCACCGAGAAAGACCGGATCGTCGACGCCCTCTGGCGACACGGCTTCAACCGGACGCGCACCGCCGAGGCGCTGGGGATGTCGCGCAAGACCCTCTACAACAAGATCCGTAGATTCGGGCTGTCGGGATAG
- a CDS encoding branched-chain amino acid ABC transporter permease gives MRQFVERHTFWAIVILVVAAVFLWMIFAVWPDWLVSGLGRKKTFVNTLLNGVTLGGLYFLVASGFTLVFGLMRNVNLAHGSLYLLGGYIGYEVAEASGSWFLGLAVAFLAIAASGVLMQVLIFRRMEGDDLRQTLVTLAISIIAADLMLAVWTGTTYQFAPPEWLFGAATLPVVSVVKASGDPVFIKYPIYRLTVLAVAVAAGIGLWLFLNRTRVGMMIRAGVNDRQMLSASGVNVQLLFALVFAIGAGLAGFAGVVGGTALSIAPGEDVRYLLASLIVVIVGGLGSVPGAAIGALLIGLAEQFGLAYFPTYGVVLTFLILVVVLAVRPQGIMGTR, from the coding sequence ATGAGGCAGTTCGTCGAGCGCCACACCTTCTGGGCGATCGTGATCCTGGTCGTCGCGGCCGTCTTCCTCTGGATGATCTTCGCGGTCTGGCCCGACTGGCTGGTCTCGGGCCTGGGCCGCAAGAAGACCTTCGTCAACACCCTGCTGAACGGGGTGACACTTGGCGGCCTCTACTTCCTGGTCGCCAGCGGGTTCACCCTGGTCTTCGGGCTGATGCGCAACGTGAACCTGGCGCACGGCTCGCTCTACCTCCTGGGCGGCTACATCGGCTACGAGGTCGCCGAGGCCAGCGGCAGCTGGTTCCTCGGCCTGGCCGTCGCCTTTTTGGCGATCGCCGCCAGCGGGGTCCTGATGCAGGTGCTGATCTTCCGCCGCATGGAGGGCGACGACCTGCGCCAGACCCTGGTTACCTTGGCGATCTCGATCATCGCCGCCGACCTGATGCTGGCGGTCTGGACCGGCACCACCTACCAGTTCGCGCCACCGGAGTGGCTCTTCGGCGCGGCGACCCTGCCGGTGGTCTCGGTGGTCAAGGCCTCCGGCGATCCGGTCTTCATCAAGTATCCGATCTACCGGCTGACCGTGCTCGCCGTCGCCGTCGCCGCCGGGATCGGGCTGTGGCTGTTCCTCAACCGAACCCGGGTCGGGATGATGATCCGCGCCGGGGTCAACGACCGGCAGATGCTCTCGGCCAGCGGCGTCAACGTGCAGCTGCTCTTCGCCCTGGTCTTCGCGATCGGCGCCGGGCTCGCCGGCTTCGCCGGGGTGGTCGGCGGCACCGCCCTGTCGATCGCGCCGGGCGAGGACGTCCGCTACCTGCTGGCTTCGCTGATCGTGGTGATCGTCGGCGGCCTCGGATCGGTTCCCGGCGCCGCCATCGGGGCGCTGCTGATCGGCCTCGCCGAGCAGTTCGGCCTGGCCTACTTCCCGACCTACGGCGTGGTGCTGACCTTCCTGATCCTGGTCGTCGTCCTGGCGGTGCGCCCCCAGGGCATCATGGGGACCCGCTAG
- a CDS encoding sigma-70 family RNA polymerase sigma factor — protein MDFREGLIALIDEDKSITQLLIRWRSGDGSALGELTPLVYDQLRRLADRYMRGEHAGHTLQATALVHEAYVRMVDMEVSWEDRAHFFALSARMMRRILVDHAKALRRAKRGGGAVKVSLDESLFVDSDSVSGLVDLDDALTGLAAFDERKARIVELQYFGGLTYDETAEALGLSAATIDRELRLAKAWLYRELSPEAGAD, from the coding sequence GTGGATTTCCGCGAGGGACTGATTGCCTTGATAGACGAAGACAAATCCATAACGCAGCTGCTGATCCGCTGGCGGAGTGGCGATGGTTCGGCGCTGGGTGAACTTACGCCTTTGGTTTATGACCAGCTCCGGCGTTTGGCGGATCGCTACATGCGCGGCGAGCATGCCGGCCACACCCTGCAGGCCACCGCCCTGGTGCACGAAGCCTATGTCCGGATGGTCGACATGGAGGTCTCCTGGGAGGACAGGGCGCATTTCTTCGCTCTCTCCGCCCGCATGATGCGCCGAATTCTGGTCGACCACGCGAAGGCGCTTCGACGCGCCAAGCGCGGCGGCGGCGCAGTCAAGGTATCGCTCGATGAATCGCTGTTCGTCGACAGCGATTCCGTGTCCGGGCTGGTGGATCTGGACGATGCCTTGACCGGCCTGGCCGCCTTCGACGAGCGCAAGGCCCGGATTGTCGAGCTCCAGTATTTCGGCGGCCTCACCTACGACGAAACGGCCGAGGCTCTGGGCCTGTCGGCGGCGACGATCGACCGCGAGCTGCGGCTGGCCAAGGCCTGGCTGTACAGAGAATTGAGCCCGGAGGCCGGGGCCGACTGA
- a CDS encoding lipase family protein produces the protein MSQTIAACPIEQVHVDPDVTLDSLVASISAYDDFSERHVVEPEGYEFVDRFTGCVKLLLEAAQEDRSGLYAYPEERFGLIFRSTAVAGTYLVAFRGTDSIWDIIKDLYIRTVPFKPYDASGFSKNVRVGAGFNGIYADRCGSMAASMQVQLFTKLAALDPAPKKVLVTGHSLGGALASLFALDLAASRSDLQVASTTFASPRVGDDNWQAAYDKTFGLETATYRVANYYDWVPSLPPEWLYSDPPEGFFNYRHVGQQFLVAFRFKRGEKVGKVTRLKARHSSANYQSVLSKAVYEDPQVWVHGFEDAVTGFPMVSECPPSTRVPSWTESVRQEEEPASAAAE, from the coding sequence ATGTCACAAACCATCGCGGCCTGTCCCATAGAGCAGGTCCACGTCGATCCCGACGTGACCCTCGACTCGCTCGTCGCTTCGATCTCCGCCTATGACGACTTCAGCGAGAGGCATGTGGTCGAGCCCGAGGGCTATGAATTCGTCGATCGCTTCACAGGATGCGTGAAGCTTCTTCTGGAGGCCGCTCAGGAAGACCGGTCAGGGCTTTATGCCTACCCCGAGGAGCGCTTTGGGCTCATCTTCAGGTCGACCGCCGTGGCCGGAACCTATCTCGTCGCCTTTCGGGGCACGGATTCGATCTGGGACATCATCAAGGACCTCTATATCAGGACCGTCCCGTTCAAGCCCTACGACGCCTCCGGATTTTCCAAGAACGTCCGGGTCGGCGCGGGCTTCAACGGGATCTATGCCGACAGGTGCGGCAGCATGGCCGCTTCCATGCAGGTGCAGCTCTTCACGAAGCTCGCGGCGCTCGATCCCGCGCCCAAGAAGGTGCTCGTCACCGGCCACAGCCTGGGCGGCGCTTTGGCGAGCCTCTTCGCCCTCGACCTCGCCGCCAGCCGTTCAGACCTGCAGGTGGCCAGCACGACCTTCGCCAGTCCGCGTGTCGGCGACGACAACTGGCAGGCCGCCTACGACAAGACCTTCGGCCTCGAGACCGCCACCTACCGTGTCGCAAACTACTATGACTGGGTGCCGTCCTTGCCGCCGGAATGGCTGTATTCGGATCCGCCGGAAGGGTTCTTCAACTACCGGCACGTCGGCCAGCAGTTCCTCGTCGCCTTCCGGTTCAAGAGGGGCGAGAAAGTCGGGAAGGTAACCCGGCTTAAGGCCAGGCATTCGAGCGCGAACTACCAAAGCGTTCTGTCGAAGGCCGTGTACGAAGATCCACAGGTCTGGGTGCACGGCTTCGAGGACGCGGTCACGGGCTTTCCCATGGTCAGCGAGTGTCCGCCGTCGACCAGGGTTCCGTCTTGGACGGAAAGTGTCCGGCAGGAGGAAGAACCGGCCTCCGCCGCCGCCGAATAG